The Patescibacteria group bacterium genomic sequence CAATTAAACAGCTAAAAGATATATTAGAATTAAATTGGTTCGGGTAAGCTAAAGAAAAAATTGGGCAGGTGGCGGAATGGCAGACGCGATAGACTCAAAATCTATTGACCGCAAGGTCGTGGGGGTTCAACTCCCCCCCTGCCCACCAAGACAAAACTTTTCGGCTCTTTTTGAGAATCGTTGATTAGTGAACCGGATTATCTATCTTGGCATAAAATTTGACTTTTAATTTTATAAAACTTAAAATAGTTTAAGCTTATGCCTAATCAAGAGTTTAATTTCTCTTCTTTTTCTTTTAAGGCTGATATTAAAAAACAGATAATTTTTGGCAGCCTTTTAGTTGTTTTCTTGCTCGGAATAAATTTATTTTTTTACCTTAAAATTAAAAGCGCTAATCAAGAATTAATTCGTTTAAGGCAAGAAGTGGTTAAAACCCAGCAGCTTTTTGCTAATTTTTCTGCTTTGAAGATTCAGCAAAAAGAAGCTGAACCGATATTGGCAATTCTAGAAAAGGTTTTGCCGGCAAAACAAGGGGTTTTAAAAAGCGTTGTTAAGATTCA encodes the following:
- the pilO gene encoding type 4a pilus biogenesis protein PilO, with amino-acid sequence MPNQEFNFSSFSFKADIKKQIIFGSLLVVFLLGINLFFYLKIKSANQELIRLRQEVVKTQQLFANFSALKIQQKEAEPILAILEKVLPAKQGVLKSVVKIQEVAQKNSLQQSFSFGQEYRPESGAVGNIGFNLVLNGPISSFAKYLKDLEALPPFIQFGYIEIARKDGSYQFNSTGKIYMR